The Candidatus Izemoplasma sp. genome has a window encoding:
- a CDS encoding TIGR01212 family radical SAM protein (This family includes YhcC from E. coli K-12, an uncharacterized radical SAM protein.) — translation MIKNLMTKEKRYNTLSAYLKAKYGKKVFKVALDGGFTCPNKDGSKGTKGCIYCTPLGSGDFAGNKDNTITKQFSNIKARMSQKWSDAYTIAYFQANTNTYKPVQELDALYNEALMADDSIVGLNIGTRCDALTDEVYTLLESYNQKTDLTVELGLQSIHDKTSKFINRLHSLECFETAVKELRKRNIEVVVHIINGFHIESKADMIETVKYLNQFDIQGVKIHLLHVMKHTQLGHLYEKDPFSILSLNEYVDIVCDQLEWLRDDIIIHRLTGDAPKALLIEPKWSLKKFVVMNEIDKEMRRRDTYQGAKYHKNTKREPILN, via the coding sequence ATGATAAAAAATTTAATGACAAAAGAAAAACGATATAATACCTTAAGTGCCTATTTAAAAGCTAAATACGGTAAAAAGGTTTTTAAGGTTGCCTTAGATGGCGGATTTACTTGCCCAAATAAAGATGGGTCTAAAGGTACTAAAGGCTGTATTTATTGCACACCACTTGGCAGTGGTGACTTCGCTGGTAATAAAGATAATACCATCACAAAACAATTTTCAAACATAAAAGCTAGAATGTCTCAAAAATGGTCTGATGCCTACACGATTGCGTATTTTCAAGCAAATACAAACACCTATAAACCCGTACAAGAATTGGATGCCTTATATAACGAAGCCCTTATGGCGGACGATTCAATTGTAGGGTTAAATATTGGAACGCGTTGTGATGCATTAACAGACGAGGTATATACGTTACTTGAATCATATAATCAAAAAACTGATTTAACTGTTGAACTCGGTCTTCAATCGATTCATGATAAAACCAGTAAATTTATCAACAGATTGCATTCACTTGAATGCTTTGAAACCGCGGTCAAAGAACTTAGAAAGCGCAATATTGAGGTAGTCGTTCATATTATTAATGGCTTTCATATTGAATCAAAAGCGGATATGATTGAGACTGTTAAATACTTGAACCAATTTGATATACAAGGTGTTAAAATTCATCTCTTACATGTGATGAAACACACACAATTAGGTCACTTATATGAGAAAGACCCGTTTTCAATCTTATCCCTTAATGAATATGTAGATATCGTATGTGATCAACTAGAATGGCTTAGAGATGATATCATTATCCATAGACTCACTGGGGATGCACCTAAAGCGTTATTAATTGAACCGAAATGGAGTCTTAAAAAATTTGTTGTAATGAATGAAATCGATAAAGAAATGCGACGGCGTGACACGTATCAAGGTGCAAAATATCATAAAAATACCAAAAGAGAACCCATTCTAAATTAA
- a CDS encoding citrate lyase subunit alpha yields MSKPVFLNSIPDLFEHINIHEHKHISFHHHLRNGDDVINRVLSIYEAYNVKDIHLHPSAIFPSYHRILSLIKRGQITDITTSYINGDVGEYISEYGLKGNLLMTSHGTRARGIIEGKESINIAYLAVPTVDQNGNGTGTIGPSRCGSLGYAVADSEHADIVVLITDNIVDETLINPQIDGRHVDYVITVESIGDPKGIVSGITQLTTNPIGVKIAHTAATILTSLSSMKSGFSYQSGAGGISLKVTDYLRQYMETSNIKAQFFSGGITAYHVNMLTEGLVEELYDVQCFDLRAVESISQYEHHHAISASKYANPQDDTRVIKALDFVILGATEIDVNFNCNVTTDSFNTIIGGSGGHHDVAEEANVTIVVSPLIKGRIPIVKDRVTTITTPGQHIDIFVTERGVAINPNREDLINELSQTNINLLPIDTLKNIAENYTGKPKEIGQSHEPIGYILDRDYNRIDTLYKKKG; encoded by the coding sequence ATGAGTAAACCGGTATTTTTAAACAGCATCCCCGACCTATTTGAACATATTAATATTCATGAACATAAACATATCTCGTTTCATCATCATCTTCGTAATGGTGATGATGTGATTAATCGTGTTTTAAGTATCTATGAAGCGTATAATGTGAAAGATATCCATCTTCATCCAAGTGCTATTTTTCCCTCATACCATCGTATATTATCACTCATTAAACGCGGACAAATTACCGATATTACAACAAGTTATATTAATGGTGATGTTGGCGAATATATCTCTGAGTATGGCTTAAAAGGGAACCTACTTATGACCAGTCATGGGACTAGAGCAAGAGGCATTATCGAGGGAAAAGAGTCGATTAATATTGCCTATTTAGCGGTTCCTACGGTTGATCAAAATGGAAATGGAACAGGAACGATTGGACCTAGCCGATGTGGTAGTTTAGGCTATGCTGTTGCTGATAGTGAACATGCTGATATTGTCGTATTAATAACTGATAATATTGTTGATGAAACGCTCATTAATCCACAAATAGATGGACGTCATGTTGATTATGTGATTACCGTAGAAAGTATTGGTGATCCAAAAGGGATTGTCTCAGGGATAACACAACTCACAACCAATCCCATTGGCGTTAAAATTGCACATACGGCAGCAACAATATTAACGTCTTTATCATCTATGAAATCAGGCTTTTCTTACCAAAGTGGAGCCGGAGGTATAAGCCTTAAAGTTACCGATTATTTACGTCAATATATGGAAACATCTAATATAAAAGCTCAGTTTTTTAGTGGCGGAATTACAGCTTATCATGTTAATATGTTAACAGAAGGACTCGTAGAAGAGTTATATGATGTACAATGTTTTGATTTACGTGCCGTTGAGTCAATCAGTCAGTATGAACATCATCATGCCATTAGTGCATCAAAATATGCGAACCCACAGGATGATACCCGTGTGATTAAAGCGTTAGACTTTGTCATATTAGGCGCAACCGAAATAGATGTTAACTTCAATTGTAATGTCACTACCGATTCTTTCAATACCATTATTGGAGGTAGTGGTGGCCATCATGACGTTGCTGAAGAAGCAAATGTAACCATTGTTGTCTCACCTTTAATCAAGGGACGGATACCCATTGTAAAAGACCGGGTTACAACAATTACTACACCAGGACAACACATTGATATTTTTGTGACAGAGCGTGGTGTTGCAATTAATCCTAACCGTGAGGATTTAATTAATGAATTATCACAAACCAATATTAATCTCTTACCAATTGACACATTAAAAAACATTGCAGAAAACTATACCGGTAAACCAAAAGAGATAGGGCAGTCACACGAGCCAATAGGCTATATATTAGATCGTGATTATAACCGGATTGACACACTCTATAAAAAGAAGGGATAG
- a CDS encoding GNAT family N-acetyltransferase: MIEIKEVLLDSERTDRNAFLKQFNMTCDNDVTYSVLAYDQETIIGTASLANNVMKCFLVDPNYQDNQIMTKLFHHLVKVLDAKNVHHYFVYTPNDNQKIFETLHMKTLVKTMNTTLLEGGDTIDHVLTNLKHDYNVSDEEHAAIIMNANPMTLGHLHLVETAADEHDHVLVFVVSEDVSKFPFEDRFSLIKKATKHMDNVTVLPTLDYLVSKITFPKYFLKEDQLIKDEQTLIDVLVYKEYFVPIFNITCRYLGEEPYSYNTKKYNTVLKDHLGNHIKIIKRKELFNHPISASFVRKLIRANKLDKVKPYVPDVTFEYLKSDQGQKVINAIQNSEWSRH, from the coding sequence ATGATTGAAATTAAAGAAGTATTACTTGATTCTGAAAGAACAGATCGTAACGCATTTTTAAAACAATTTAATATGACATGTGATAATGACGTCACATACTCAGTTTTGGCTTACGATCAAGAAACAATCATTGGGACAGCGTCTTTAGCGAACAATGTGATGAAATGCTTCTTAGTTGATCCAAACTATCAAGACAACCAAATTATGACCAAATTATTTCATCATTTGGTGAAAGTCCTTGATGCAAAAAACGTGCATCATTATTTTGTCTATACCCCAAATGATAATCAAAAGATTTTTGAAACACTGCATATGAAAACACTCGTAAAAACGATGAATACAACCCTGCTTGAAGGTGGGGATACTATTGATCACGTATTAACTAACTTAAAGCATGATTATAATGTATCAGATGAAGAACATGCTGCTATTATTATGAACGCTAATCCGATGACATTAGGTCATTTACATCTTGTCGAAACAGCCGCAGATGAGCACGACCATGTTTTGGTCTTTGTCGTGAGTGAAGATGTGAGTAAATTTCCATTTGAAGATCGATTTTCACTCATTAAAAAAGCAACAAAACACATGGATAATGTGACGGTATTACCCACATTAGACTACTTGGTTTCAAAAATCACATTCCCTAAATACTTTTTAAAAGAAGACCAATTAATTAAAGATGAACAAACGCTAATTGATGTCTTAGTCTATAAAGAATACTTTGTCCCGATTTTTAATATTACATGCCGATATTTAGGTGAAGAACCCTATAGTTATAACACGAAAAAATATAATACTGTTCTCAAAGATCACCTAGGAAATCATATAAAAATTATAAAGCGGAAAGAACTGTTTAATCACCCAATTAGTGCATCTTTTGTACGTAAATTGATTCGCGCAAACAAATTGGATAAAGTGAAACCTTATGTACCTGATGTTACTTTTGAATACTTAAAGAGTGATCAAGGACAAAAAGTCATCAATGCCATTCAAAATAGTGAATGGAGTCGTCATTAA
- a CDS encoding 4Fe-4S dicluster domain-containing protein, protein MAKGRIFIEEDTCKGCNLCTFYCPVHILKLDESRTNKKGYTPLMVTDMEKCIGCGFCATMCPDSVITVERFLKEANNG, encoded by the coding sequence GTGGCAAAAGGAAGAATTTTTATCGAAGAAGACACCTGTAAAGGGTGTAACTTATGTACCTTTTATTGTCCTGTTCATATCTTAAAATTAGATGAATCTCGGACCAATAAAAAAGGGTACACTCCATTGATGGTCACAGATATGGAAAAATGCATTGGTTGTGGATTCTGTGCGACCATGTGTCCAGACTCTGTCATTACTGTCGAGCGATTTCTGAAGGAGGCTAACAATGGCTAA
- a CDS encoding CoA ester lyase, producing the protein MNRSYLFIPGNTPSMIQTLDVFNADAIIIDLEDSVDVSDKDAALDLVQTFLETFDIQDTDIYVRVNDYQYAMPQEIDTLNQTAIKGYVIPKASKSLISQVASLTDKPLIALIETPRSVMNALKIADSTQVIGLILGAEDLTQTLRIERTSDGDEIQFARHQICYAAHAAGIEAIDTPFTKPNDTVGLIKDTRIAKSIGFTGKTAIHPNQVADINQQFIPNEQAIHHAKRIIAKAKQNGKGAFSLDGKMIDKPIINRAKQVLTDAKHAGILAGDDDE; encoded by the coding sequence TTGAATAGGAGTTATTTATTTATTCCAGGCAATACCCCATCGATGATTCAAACTCTCGATGTTTTTAATGCCGATGCGATTATTATAGATTTAGAAGATAGTGTTGATGTAAGTGATAAAGATGCGGCATTAGATCTTGTTCAGACATTTTTAGAGACATTTGATATCCAAGATACTGATATCTATGTTCGCGTCAATGATTATCAATATGCTATGCCACAAGAAATTGATACATTAAATCAAACCGCGATTAAAGGGTATGTGATACCAAAAGCTAGTAAATCACTAATATCGCAAGTAGCGTCACTCACCGATAAGCCCCTTATCGCATTGATCGAAACACCTAGAAGTGTAATGAATGCATTAAAAATCGCAGATTCAACGCAAGTGATTGGTCTGATATTAGGCGCAGAAGATTTAACCCAAACATTACGGATAGAACGGACAAGTGACGGTGATGAAATTCAATTTGCTAGACATCAGATTTGTTATGCTGCACATGCCGCTGGCATTGAAGCCATCGATACGCCATTTACAAAGCCAAATGACACTGTTGGGTTAATTAAGGATACACGCATTGCCAAATCAATTGGTTTTACAGGAAAAACAGCTATTCATCCTAACCAAGTCGCAGATATAAACCAACAGTTTATCCCAAATGAACAAGCAATTCATCACGCCAAGCGGATTATTGCCAAAGCCAAGCAGAACGGTAAAGGCGCATTTAGCTTAGATGGTAAAATGATTGATAAGCCAATTATAAACCGGGCCAAGCAAGTCTTAACGGACGCTAAACATGCCGGCATACTAGCTGGTGATGATGATGAGTAA
- the vorB gene encoding 3-methyl-2-oxobutanoate dehydrogenase subunit VorB gives MAKVLMKGNEAMALAAIKGGCDAFYGYPITPQNELPEYLSKHMKENGRVFVQSESEVAAINMVYGAAGGGARVLTSSSSPGIALKQEGISYLTGAELPAVIINVMRGGPGLGGIQPSQADYKQITRGGGNGDYYLYSLAPESLQEAVNLIKESFDIADYFRNPVMIAVDGLIGQMMEPVDFDQEIPKWDLKEKTWAADGMRGKRDKNVINSLYLDPQDLEDHNYKLLDKYNEMKANHQRYELINMENAEIAIVAFGSTARIARSAIEMLEDEGINCGIIRPITIYPFPSKAFDEIPASVQDLLVVEMSTGQMIDDVKIVNEGRYPIHFYGRVGGIVPEAEEIVNKVKEIVGEK, from the coding sequence ATGGCTAAAGTATTGATGAAAGGAAATGAAGCAATGGCACTCGCAGCAATTAAAGGTGGATGTGATGCCTTTTATGGTTATCCCATCACACCCCAAAATGAGTTGCCAGAATATTTAAGTAAACATATGAAAGAAAATGGACGAGTATTCGTCCAGAGTGAAAGTGAAGTTGCTGCTATTAATATGGTTTATGGTGCAGCTGGTGGTGGTGCGCGTGTATTAACCTCCTCAAGTTCACCAGGGATTGCCTTGAAACAAGAAGGTATTAGTTATTTAACAGGCGCAGAATTACCTGCGGTAATAATTAATGTTATGCGTGGTGGACCAGGTCTTGGAGGTATCCAACCAAGCCAGGCAGATTATAAACAAATCACACGTGGTGGCGGAAATGGGGATTACTATCTCTATTCTCTTGCACCTGAAAGTTTACAAGAGGCGGTTAACTTAATTAAAGAATCATTTGATATTGCTGATTATTTTAGAAACCCTGTTATGATTGCGGTTGATGGATTAATTGGTCAAATGATGGAACCGGTCGATTTTGATCAAGAAATCCCTAAGTGGGATTTGAAAGAAAAAACATGGGCCGCAGATGGTATGCGCGGCAAACGTGATAAAAATGTTATTAATAGTTTATACCTCGATCCTCAAGATTTAGAAGATCACAATTATAAATTATTAGATAAATATAATGAAATGAAAGCCAATCATCAACGGTACGAACTCATTAATATGGAGAATGCTGAAATTGCTATTGTAGCATTTGGTTCGACAGCTCGTATCGCAAGAAGTGCGATTGAAATGTTAGAAGATGAAGGCATCAACTGTGGTATTATTAGACCAATTACAATTTATCCATTCCCTAGTAAAGCATTTGATGAAATTCCAGCAAGTGTTCAAGATTTATTAGTCGTTGAAATGTCAACTGGTCAAATGATAGACGACGTTAAAATTGTCAATGAAGGAAGATATCCGATACACTTCTACGGACGTGTTGGCGGGATTGTTCCTGAGGCAGAGGAAATTGTCAACAAAGTGAAAGAAATCGTAGGTGAGAAATAA
- a CDS encoding DUF1189 family protein yields MYERFRDSLVNPTRIVEFRKDKVILVILYVLFFAALLSTRTTIEMVTFNGIRPNTQEYIKNEMTVIGDKCAVVDATVTCDSALREEVYVDGFIRYHIDSYGSINPDMYAEGYNIIFHKDNVALVFNGTLVNAVTLKISDLPESLHNLDFALQETDPDQFYTELVNGINTFLLSQKPIFAPIMIIMEIISNFILFMIFVLISSWFMNMRFKPIKYRDLFVMTAYAGTALYLILIFDSLFSLSFFLIVILILIAFRQNNALSRELFRRLHTNQKTQNNDENDE; encoded by the coding sequence ATGTATGAACGTTTTCGTGACAGTTTAGTCAATCCAACAAGAATTGTTGAATTTCGAAAAGATAAAGTAATCCTTGTTATTTTATATGTCTTATTTTTTGCGGCCTTACTCAGTACCAGAACAACCATCGAAATGGTCACATTTAATGGAATTCGACCTAATACACAAGAATATATTAAGAATGAAATGACTGTGATAGGCGACAAGTGCGCTGTGGTAGATGCGACAGTAACTTGTGATTCTGCGTTAAGAGAAGAAGTGTATGTTGATGGGTTTATTCGTTATCACATTGATTCTTACGGCAGTATTAATCCAGATATGTACGCAGAAGGGTACAATATTATTTTTCATAAAGATAATGTAGCCCTTGTGTTTAATGGGACCTTAGTAAATGCTGTGACTTTAAAAATAAGTGATTTACCAGAGAGTTTGCATAATCTTGATTTTGCTTTACAAGAGACAGATCCTGATCAATTTTATACTGAATTAGTGAATGGTATTAATACTTTTTTATTGTCACAAAAGCCGATTTTCGCACCAATTATGATTATAATGGAAATTATCTCTAATTTTATATTATTTATGATTTTTGTGCTGATCAGTAGTTGGTTTATGAATATGCGCTTTAAGCCGATTAAATACCGTGATCTATTTGTTATGACTGCTTACGCAGGAACAGCTTTATATTTAATCTTAATCTTCGATAGTCTCTTTAGTCTAAGTTTCTTCTTAATTGTAATTTTAATTTTGATTGCGTTTAGACAGAATAATGCGTTGAGTCGAGAGCTATTTCGTCGTCTACACACGAATCAAAAGACACAAAATAATGATGAAAACGATGAATAA
- the leuS gene encoding leucine--tRNA ligase has translation MQYNHKEIEAKWQKHWYDNKRFKAEDFSDKEKYYALVEFPYPSGIGMHVGHIRAYSSLEIVARKRRMEGYNVLFPIGFDAFGLPTENYAIKTNTHPREVTDKNIKTFLNQLKKAGFSFDFDRQVDTTDPSYYKWTQWIFIQLFKKGLAFRDTTYVNYCPSCKVVLSNEDSQGGKCDRCDTPVVQKEKDVWFLKITDYAERLLQGLKDLDTLPRIRIEQENWIGKSTGAHVTFPIKDVGESLEVYTTRPDTLYGATFMVVAPEHPILKHQANRINNMDDVKAYQEQAKLKTEFERVELAKDKTGVKLDGLVALNPLTQKEMPIFVADYVMIGYGTGAIMAVPAHDTRDYEFAQKFDCDIVEVIQGGDITKEAYTDTAEGILINSDILNGLDVKEAKQKIIHYLEEQDIGKRAVNYKMKDWAFNRQRYWGEPIPIVHCEHCGMVPVPEEDLPLELPDIDDFKPGEDGESPLANIPSFVNTTCPKCGHDAKRETDTMPQWAGSSWYFLRYTDPHNDQELADFDKLKYWLEVDWYNGGMEHVTRHVIYSRFWHQFLYDIGVVPTEEPYKKRTAQGLILGTDGDKMSKSKGNIVNPLEIIEEYGADTLRLYILFIGDYEQATPWSDSGVKGARRFLDKVARLEDKVSNKPHKDYEILLNQTIKGVSEDIEAVKFNTAIAKLMTLANELNKVSHIQQADYEAFLKLIYPFAPHLCEELWSNLGHKDDMTFVEWPEYDENKLVESTIEIAIMVNGKVRDNVAIELNQDKSSVIELAKTQEKIIPYLEDKAIKKTIYVPNKLVNFVV, from the coding sequence ATGCAGTATAATCACAAAGAAATAGAAGCCAAATGGCAAAAACACTGGTATGACAACAAACGGTTTAAGGCAGAAGATTTTTCTGATAAAGAAAAATATTATGCGTTAGTGGAATTTCCATACCCATCAGGGATTGGAATGCACGTTGGTCATATTAGAGCTTACTCAAGTTTAGAGATTGTTGCTCGTAAACGTCGAATGGAAGGATATAATGTCTTATTCCCAATCGGCTTTGATGCTTTTGGCTTACCGACAGAAAACTATGCGATTAAAACCAATACGCACCCTCGCGAGGTAACAGATAAAAATATTAAAACCTTTTTAAATCAACTTAAAAAAGCTGGATTCAGCTTTGATTTTGATCGGCAAGTTGATACAACAGATCCTTCGTATTATAAATGGACCCAATGGATTTTTATTCAGCTATTTAAAAAAGGTTTGGCCTTCCGTGATACAACATATGTTAATTATTGTCCGAGTTGTAAAGTCGTGTTATCAAATGAGGATTCACAAGGTGGTAAATGTGATCGATGTGATACACCTGTTGTCCAAAAAGAAAAAGACGTATGGTTCTTAAAAATAACAGACTATGCTGAAAGATTATTACAAGGATTAAAAGACCTAGATACCTTACCGCGCATACGAATTGAACAAGAGAACTGGATTGGTAAGTCGACAGGGGCTCATGTAACCTTTCCTATAAAAGATGTTGGTGAGTCGTTAGAGGTGTATACGACACGGCCAGATACATTATATGGCGCTACGTTTATGGTTGTTGCCCCAGAGCATCCGATTTTAAAACATCAAGCCAACCGTATTAATAATATGGATGATGTTAAAGCATACCAGGAACAAGCAAAATTGAAAACGGAATTTGAACGTGTAGAGTTGGCGAAAGATAAAACAGGGGTTAAACTTGATGGACTTGTTGCGCTGAATCCGTTAACCCAAAAAGAGATGCCTATTTTTGTTGCCGACTATGTTATGATTGGGTATGGTACTGGCGCTATAATGGCCGTTCCGGCTCATGATACTAGAGATTATGAATTTGCACAAAAATTTGACTGTGACATTGTTGAAGTTATCCAGGGTGGCGATATTACGAAAGAAGCCTACACGGATACCGCTGAAGGGATACTGATAAACAGTGATATCTTGAATGGTCTAGATGTCAAAGAAGCAAAACAAAAGATCATTCACTATTTAGAAGAACAAGACATTGGGAAGCGTGCTGTCAACTATAAAATGAAGGACTGGGCATTTAATCGTCAACGTTATTGGGGAGAACCCATTCCAATTGTTCACTGTGAACATTGTGGTATGGTGCCAGTCCCAGAAGAAGACTTACCACTTGAATTACCTGATATAGATGATTTTAAACCTGGTGAAGATGGGGAAAGCCCACTTGCGAATATTCCATCATTTGTCAATACCACTTGTCCGAAATGTGGTCATGACGCGAAACGTGAAACGGACACTATGCCACAATGGGCTGGTAGTAGTTGGTATTTCTTACGCTATACTGACCCACATAATGACCAAGAACTTGCTGATTTTGATAAACTAAAGTATTGGCTAGAAGTTGATTGGTATAACGGTGGTATGGAACATGTTACACGCCATGTTATTTATTCACGATTCTGGCATCAATTCTTATATGATATTGGTGTAGTCCCAACCGAAGAACCTTATAAAAAACGTACCGCTCAAGGACTTATATTGGGTACTGACGGAGATAAGATGAGTAAATCAAAAGGCAATATAGTCAATCCGTTAGAAATTATTGAAGAGTATGGCGCAGATACATTACGTCTATATATTCTCTTTATTGGTGATTATGAACAAGCAACGCCATGGAGCGATAGTGGGGTTAAAGGGGCTCGACGCTTTTTAGATAAAGTAGCTCGCTTAGAAGATAAAGTTTCTAATAAGCCACATAAAGATTATGAAATCTTACTGAATCAGACCATCAAAGGGGTATCAGAAGATATTGAAGCTGTGAAGTTTAATACAGCGATAGCAAAACTAATGACATTAGCTAATGAGTTAAACAAAGTATCACATATTCAACAAGCAGATTATGAAGCATTCTTAAAACTGATTTATCCATTCGCACCACACTTATGTGAAGAATTATGGTCTAACTTAGGACACAAAGACGATATGACATTTGTTGAGTGGCCAGAGTATGACGAAAATAAGTTGGTTGAATCCACTATTGAGATTGCCATCATGGTTAATGGTAAAGTCCGAGATAATGTCGCTATAGAGCTTAATCAAGATAAATCTTCGGTAATTGAGCTTGCCAAAACGCAAGAAAAAATAATACCGTATTTAGAAGATAAAGCGATTAAAAAAACAATATATGTACCCAATAAGCTCGTTAATTTTGTCGTTTAG
- the citX gene encoding citrate lyase holo-[acyl-carrier protein] synthase, which translates to MDILSAREARSHHIQRVMTAFPNKTCVVLKLNMVGPDKNPKAFQWIITYYHIQLQTQFNSHIIRHSYHESVDGNYFLYIVKRDPKLVKDHMVALEDDSALGRLIDIDVYHQHPLTRKRPRQCIICDDLAHHCVRSQAHSVEDVRSIMTSIMHNALTAYMTHITIESMIEEVNLYPCFGLVSNKDAGCHKDMNSDTFLASIRALKPFIKAYLEEDDSKKLKAIGLNAEKAMFEATEGINTHKGLIFLLGIFLPVLKQAIVSGHSIAHFHNNLTTLANSIVGDYYNNLKLPQTAGDRSYIDYQTKGVRGIALDGFDVVLNQPPFNTDYDRLLYFMANIDDTTIIHKTSYETLKRVKKEIKALIEQGGYPHNHARYNALSNTYKKAGISPGGSADLWVISRLFETFKPYLKREHI; encoded by the coding sequence ATGGATATTTTATCCGCACGAGAAGCACGCAGTCATCACATTCAAAGAGTGATGACTGCGTTTCCTAATAAGACATGTGTTGTACTAAAATTAAACATGGTAGGTCCCGATAAAAACCCTAAAGCGTTTCAATGGATTATAACGTACTATCACATTCAATTACAGACTCAGTTTAACTCGCACATAATACGTCATAGTTATCATGAAAGTGTCGATGGGAATTACTTCTTATATATAGTAAAAAGAGATCCTAAACTGGTAAAAGACCATATGGTTGCGTTAGAAGACGATAGTGCTTTAGGCCGGCTTATAGACATTGATGTCTACCATCAACATCCGCTCACACGAAAGCGCCCGCGACAATGTATCATCTGTGATGATTTAGCGCATCATTGTGTAAGATCCCAAGCTCATTCGGTTGAAGACGTTCGTTCCATAATGACATCGATCATGCATAACGCCTTAACTGCGTACATGACACATATCACCATTGAATCAATGATTGAAGAAGTTAACCTTTACCCTTGTTTTGGACTGGTAAGTAACAAGGATGCAGGGTGTCATAAGGATATGAATTCTGACACATTTCTTGCAAGTATTCGTGCGTTAAAACCTTTTATAAAAGCGTATTTAGAAGAAGACGATTCAAAAAAACTGAAAGCGATTGGATTGAACGCTGAAAAAGCAATGTTTGAGGCTACCGAAGGCATCAATACCCATAAAGGGTTAATATTTCTCTTAGGTATCTTCTTGCCGGTGCTAAAACAAGCAATTGTTTCAGGACATTCCATCGCGCATTTTCATAACAACTTAACAACTTTAGCAAACAGTATTGTGGGGGATTATTATAACAATTTAAAACTTCCCCAAACAGCTGGGGATAGAAGTTATATTGATTATCAGACCAAAGGCGTAAGAGGCATTGCGTTAGATGGATTTGATGTTGTTTTAAATCAACCACCGTTTAATACTGACTATGATAGATTATTATATTTTATGGCTAACATAGATGATACGACAATCATTCATAAAACCTCTTATGAAACATTAAAGCGTGTCAAAAAAGAGATCAAGGCATTGATTGAACAGGGAGGATATCCCCATAACCATGCACGGTATAATGCGTTGAGTAACACCTACAAAAAAGCAGGTATCTCACCGGGTGGTAGTGCTGATTTATGGGTTATATCTCGCTTATTTGAAACGTTCAAACCCTATTTAAAAAGAGAACACATTTAA
- a CDS encoding Pr6Pr family membrane protein — protein MKTKMAYLIVLTSSIGLLTNMIVSLLSESPIISFLSLFKYFTIWSNVFVLLLFLGKALNWHWIDRLKGGIYINITITMVVYITLLSWTYTPEGLYILSNIMNHYVTPLLAIGYFIQYENKNFMIEHIALWMIFPIYYLGFALNYSALTNNPIYPFFDFINAGLLRVSLFVIAIFIIYLILSMGIVKIFSQK, from the coding sequence ATGAAAACAAAAATGGCTTATTTAATCGTGCTGACCAGTAGTATTGGACTCCTTACAAATATGATTGTTAGTTTACTTAGTGAGAGTCCAATAATATCCTTTTTAAGCTTATTTAAATACTTCACAATTTGGAGTAATGTTTTTGTATTACTATTATTTCTTGGTAAGGCTTTAAATTGGCACTGGATTGATCGATTAAAAGGTGGTATTTATATCAACATCACAATCACAATGGTTGTCTATATTACGCTCTTGAGTTGGACGTATACACCAGAAGGATTATACATCTTATCGAACATTATGAATCATTATGTGACACCATTACTTGCGATTGGGTATTTTATTCAATATGAGAATAAAAACTTTATGATTGAGCATATTGCGTTATGGATGATTTTTCCTATTTATTATTTGGGGTTTGCACTCAATTACAGCGCGCTAACAAATAATCCTATTTACCCGTTTTTTGATTTTATTAATGCTGGACTACTCAGAGTTAGTTTATTTGTAATAGCTATATTTATCATCTATTTAATTTTGTCAATGGGGATTGTGAAAATATTTTCACAAAAATAA